A single region of the Portunus trituberculatus isolate SZX2019 chromosome 29, ASM1759143v1, whole genome shotgun sequence genome encodes:
- the LOC123510531 gene encoding hydroxyacyl-coenzyme A dehydrogenase, mitochondrial-like isoform X2, whose translation MAFFTHLTRRSLAQSAAMANAIKNVTVIGSGLMGAGIAQVAAQTGHSVTMVDIDPVAVGKAEKRIGDSISRVAKKKFGEGDEAAKFISEALSHLRTSTDAVASVESADLVVEAIVENLKTKKELFSKLDNAAPAHTIFASNTSSIPIAKIAEATNRLDRFGGLHFFNPVPVMKLLEIIKTPETSPATADAMTAWGKAMGKTIVHCKDTPGFIVNRVFVPYLLSCIRLLDEEVATKEDIDLAIKLGLGYPMGPLELLDYVGNDTIYYICKEWCEAYPDMPEFQIPPLLERMIAEGRFGKKAGKGFYE comes from the exons ATGGCTTTCTTCACTCACCTCACCCGGCGCTCCCTGGCCCAGTCAGCTGCCATGGCCAACGCTATTAAGAATGTAACGGTGATCGGGAGTGGCCTCATGGGAGCAGGTATCGCCCag GTGGCAGCACAGACAGGCCACTCGGTCACCATGGTGGACATCGACCCGGTGGCCGTGGGGAAGGCTGAGAAGAGGATTGGCGATTCCATCTCCCGTGTGGCCAAGAAGAAATTtggggagggagatgaggcGGCCAAGTTCATTAGCGAGGCACTGAGTCACCTGAGGACCTCCACCGACGCTGTGGCCTCTGTTGAGTCAGCCGATCTGGTGGTGGAGGCCATTGTGGAGAACCTCAAGACCAAGAAGGAACTTTTCTCTAAGCTCGATAAT GCCGCTCCTGCTCACACCATATTTGCATCTAACACCTCGTCCATACCCATTGCAAAAATTGCCGAAGCAACCAACCGTCTGGATCGCTTTGGTGGCCTGCACTTCTTCAATCCCGTGCCTGTCATGAAGCTACTGGAG ATTATAAAGACCCCTGAGACTTCCCCAGCCACAGCAGATGCCATGACAGCCTGGGGCAAGGCCATGGGGAAGACCATTGTGCACTGCAAGGACACGCCAGGATTCATTGTTAACCGTGTGTTTGTTCCATACCTGTTGTCTTGCATCAGGCTACTGGATGAAG AGGTTGCCACCAAGGAGGATATTGACTTGGCCATCAAACTTGGTCTAGGGTATCCAATGGGACCTCTGGAGCTGCTGGACTATGTTGGCAATGACACCATATACTACATTTGTAAAG AGTGGTGTGAGGCCTACCCAGACATGCCAGAGTTCCAGATCCCGCCATTGCTTGAGAGAATGATCGCTGAGGGAAGGTTCGGCAAAAAGGCTGGCAAAGGATTCTATGAGTGA
- the LOC123510530 gene encoding uncharacterized protein LOC123510530 isoform X3: MCSSSLPGRPFTAQKFENGRWVDNSIAASPGGLICKDFLPQPDPDQSTCCTTTYQSFSETVQQANEWLARYEKAEVVNCETLPFSFTGSQAFLPDSWPTTTHLRGLRVWIRLPEESGHEGRCLLSFRDYAPYLDRKNRFSRDYDDATVLMERLNGYLATRITPSRIVSVQTVDTPMSGVVEMDVDTDKSRLAFSQHGYTMYCRTLRVFFVTHYHRNSMQVSLTRSKLGLRDFLPKAKSDGPSRRGETLSDVMQRAVAWCHSTPGVTLLNLQVLPLKSGRPSVATTWTLESPGHLPNKFTSFVRLIFTDHTDGKADRKADGEAEKQDEVADVITSMSPSRASTEEADKLEQEDMKSSRVTLPPLIIEKQNEEDSKADDKESRLSLKAIGVCGRGQWEPVDQTVNRLNSWVYTSQGTLLTIHTQLVFTRGRRDEVDADTVRWARHLAGAGHVGVFHLVMNGGRCTTAFPPAMSDDSSSCVIL; the protein is encoded by the exons ATGTGCTCCTCCTCGCTGCCGGGGAGGCCGTTCACTGCCCAGAAGTTTGAG AACGGGCGCTGGGTGGACAATTCGATCGCAGCCTCGCCAGGAGGACTTATATGCAAGGACTTCCTCCCTCAACCAGACCCTGACCAgtccacctgctgcaccaccacctaccaaaGCTTCAG CGAGACGGTCCAGCAGGCGAATGAATGGCTGGCCCGCTACGAGAAAGCTGAAGTGGTCAACTGTGAGacgcttcccttctccttcaccgGCTCACAAGCTTTTCTCCCCGACTCCTGGCCCACTACCACCCATCTCAG GGGCTTGCGAGTGTGGATACGATTACCAGAGGAAAGCGGGCACGAGGGACGCTGTCTCCTTAGTTTCAGGGACTATGCGCCATACCTCGATAGGAAGAACCGCTTTAGCCGAGATTATGACGACGCGACTGTTTTGATGGAGCGGCTCAACGGTTACCTCGCCACTCGCATCACTCCTTCCCGCATTGTCTCCGTGCAAACCGTG gatACTCCAATGAGCGGTGTGGTTGAGATGGACGTAGATACAGACAAGTCACGCCTCGCTTTCAGCCAGCATGGATACACGAT GTACTGCCGGACGTTACGTGTGTTTTTCGTGACTCACTACCACAGGAACTCCATGCAGGTGTCCCTAACGCGGTCCAAGCTTGGCCTCAGAGATTTCCTTCCCAAGGCCAAGAGTGACGGTCcttccag GAGAGGGGAAACGCTGTCTGATGTGATGCAGCGCGCCGTCGCCTGGTGTCACTCTACCCCGGGAGTCACGCTACTTAACCTGCAG GTCCTGCCACTCAAGTCAGGGCGGCCCAGCGTCGCCACCACCTGGACGCTGGAGAGTCCGGGACACCTGCCCAACAAGTTCACCAGCTTCGTGCGTCTCATCTTCACGGATCACACCGACGGCAaggcagacagaaaggcagacgGCGAGGCAGAGAAGCAAGACGAGGTGGCAGATGTGATTACTTCCATGTCCCCGAGTAGAGCTTCAACTGAGGAGGCGGATAAACTAGAACAGGAGGACATGAAGAGTTCTAGAGTGACTTTGCCTCCACTAATcattgaaaaacaaaatgaggaaGATTCAAAGGCAGATGATAAAGAATCCAGGTTGTCACTAAAAG cAATTggagtgtgtgggcgtggcCAGTGGGAACCCGTGGATCAGACTGTAAACCGCCTGAATTCCTGGGTCTACACCTCTCAGGGCACCCTCCTCACCATCCACACCCAGCTTGTCTTCACCAGAG GGAGGCGCGACGAGGTGGACGCCGACACCGTGAGATGGGCGCGTCACCTGGCCGGGGCGGGGCATGTGGGCGTGTTTCATCTGGTTATGAACGGGGGACGGTGCACTACTGCCTTCCCTCCTGCAATGTCTGAcgattcctcctcctgcgtcatCCTGTAG
- the LOC123510530 gene encoding uncharacterized protein LOC123510530 isoform X2 — MSATSSIASTENGRWVDNSIAASPGGLICKDFLPQPDPDQSTCCTTTYQSFSETVQQANEWLARYEKAEVVNCETLPFSFTGSQAFLPDSWPTTTHLRGLRVWIRLPEESGHEGRCLLSFRDYAPYLDRKNRFSRDYDDATVLMERLNGYLATRITPSRIVSVQTVDTPMSGVVEMDVDTDKSRLAFSQHGYTMYCRTLRVFFVTHYHRNSMQVSLTRSKLGLRDFLPKAKSDGPSRRGETLSDVMQRAVAWCHSTPGVTLLNLQVLPLKSGRPSVATTWTLESPGHLPNKFTSFVRLIFTDHTDGKADRKADGEAEKQDEVADVITSMSPSRASTEEADKLEQEDMKSSRVTLPPLIIEKQNEEDSKADDKESRLSLKDVSSLPGVINVAEAGETKSKVVSGLRFKTFVPKLASSPIGVCGRGQWEPVDQTVNRLNSWVYTSQGTLLTIHTQLVFTRGRRDEVDADTVRWARHLAGAGHVGVFHLVMNGGRCTTAFPPAMSDDSSSCVIL, encoded by the exons ATGTCTGCTACTTCGTCTATCGCCAGCACAGAG AACGGGCGCTGGGTGGACAATTCGATCGCAGCCTCGCCAGGAGGACTTATATGCAAGGACTTCCTCCCTCAACCAGACCCTGACCAgtccacctgctgcaccaccacctaccaaaGCTTCAG CGAGACGGTCCAGCAGGCGAATGAATGGCTGGCCCGCTACGAGAAAGCTGAAGTGGTCAACTGTGAGacgcttcccttctccttcaccgGCTCACAAGCTTTTCTCCCCGACTCCTGGCCCACTACCACCCATCTCAG GGGCTTGCGAGTGTGGATACGATTACCAGAGGAAAGCGGGCACGAGGGACGCTGTCTCCTTAGTTTCAGGGACTATGCGCCATACCTCGATAGGAAGAACCGCTTTAGCCGAGATTATGACGACGCGACTGTTTTGATGGAGCGGCTCAACGGTTACCTCGCCACTCGCATCACTCCTTCCCGCATTGTCTCCGTGCAAACCGTG gatACTCCAATGAGCGGTGTGGTTGAGATGGACGTAGATACAGACAAGTCACGCCTCGCTTTCAGCCAGCATGGATACACGAT GTACTGCCGGACGTTACGTGTGTTTTTCGTGACTCACTACCACAGGAACTCCATGCAGGTGTCCCTAACGCGGTCCAAGCTTGGCCTCAGAGATTTCCTTCCCAAGGCCAAGAGTGACGGTCcttccag GAGAGGGGAAACGCTGTCTGATGTGATGCAGCGCGCCGTCGCCTGGTGTCACTCTACCCCGGGAGTCACGCTACTTAACCTGCAG GTCCTGCCACTCAAGTCAGGGCGGCCCAGCGTCGCCACCACCTGGACGCTGGAGAGTCCGGGACACCTGCCCAACAAGTTCACCAGCTTCGTGCGTCTCATCTTCACGGATCACACCGACGGCAaggcagacagaaaggcagacgGCGAGGCAGAGAAGCAAGACGAGGTGGCAGATGTGATTACTTCCATGTCCCCGAGTAGAGCTTCAACTGAGGAGGCGGATAAACTAGAACAGGAGGACATGAAGAGTTCTAGAGTGACTTTGCCTCCACTAATcattgaaaaacaaaatgaggaaGATTCAAAGGCAGATGATAAAGAATCCAGGTTGTCACTAAAAG ATGTGAGCAGCCTGCCAGGAGTGATCAACGTGGCCGAGGCAGGAGAGACAAAAAGCAAGGTGGTGTCAGGCCTGcgattcaagacatttgttcccaaGCTCGCTTCGTCAC cAATTggagtgtgtgggcgtggcCAGTGGGAACCCGTGGATCAGACTGTAAACCGCCTGAATTCCTGGGTCTACACCTCTCAGGGCACCCTCCTCACCATCCACACCCAGCTTGTCTTCACCAGAG GGAGGCGCGACGAGGTGGACGCCGACACCGTGAGATGGGCGCGTCACCTGGCCGGGGCGGGGCATGTGGGCGTGTTTCATCTGGTTATGAACGGGGGACGGTGCACTACTGCCTTCCCTCCTGCAATGTCTGAcgattcctcctcctgcgtcatCCTGTAG
- the LOC123510530 gene encoding uncharacterized protein LOC123510530 isoform X1, protein MCSSSLPGRPFTAQKFENGRWVDNSIAASPGGLICKDFLPQPDPDQSTCCTTTYQSFSETVQQANEWLARYEKAEVVNCETLPFSFTGSQAFLPDSWPTTTHLRGLRVWIRLPEESGHEGRCLLSFRDYAPYLDRKNRFSRDYDDATVLMERLNGYLATRITPSRIVSVQTVDTPMSGVVEMDVDTDKSRLAFSQHGYTMYCRTLRVFFVTHYHRNSMQVSLTRSKLGLRDFLPKAKSDGPSRRGETLSDVMQRAVAWCHSTPGVTLLNLQVLPLKSGRPSVATTWTLESPGHLPNKFTSFVRLIFTDHTDGKADRKADGEAEKQDEVADVITSMSPSRASTEEADKLEQEDMKSSRVTLPPLIIEKQNEEDSKADDKESRLSLKDVSSLPGVINVAEAGETKSKVVSGLRFKTFVPKLASSPIGVCGRGQWEPVDQTVNRLNSWVYTSQGTLLTIHTQLVFTRGRRDEVDADTVRWARHLAGAGHVGVFHLVMNGGRCTTAFPPAMSDDSSSCVIL, encoded by the exons ATGTGCTCCTCCTCGCTGCCGGGGAGGCCGTTCACTGCCCAGAAGTTTGAG AACGGGCGCTGGGTGGACAATTCGATCGCAGCCTCGCCAGGAGGACTTATATGCAAGGACTTCCTCCCTCAACCAGACCCTGACCAgtccacctgctgcaccaccacctaccaaaGCTTCAG CGAGACGGTCCAGCAGGCGAATGAATGGCTGGCCCGCTACGAGAAAGCTGAAGTGGTCAACTGTGAGacgcttcccttctccttcaccgGCTCACAAGCTTTTCTCCCCGACTCCTGGCCCACTACCACCCATCTCAG GGGCTTGCGAGTGTGGATACGATTACCAGAGGAAAGCGGGCACGAGGGACGCTGTCTCCTTAGTTTCAGGGACTATGCGCCATACCTCGATAGGAAGAACCGCTTTAGCCGAGATTATGACGACGCGACTGTTTTGATGGAGCGGCTCAACGGTTACCTCGCCACTCGCATCACTCCTTCCCGCATTGTCTCCGTGCAAACCGTG gatACTCCAATGAGCGGTGTGGTTGAGATGGACGTAGATACAGACAAGTCACGCCTCGCTTTCAGCCAGCATGGATACACGAT GTACTGCCGGACGTTACGTGTGTTTTTCGTGACTCACTACCACAGGAACTCCATGCAGGTGTCCCTAACGCGGTCCAAGCTTGGCCTCAGAGATTTCCTTCCCAAGGCCAAGAGTGACGGTCcttccag GAGAGGGGAAACGCTGTCTGATGTGATGCAGCGCGCCGTCGCCTGGTGTCACTCTACCCCGGGAGTCACGCTACTTAACCTGCAG GTCCTGCCACTCAAGTCAGGGCGGCCCAGCGTCGCCACCACCTGGACGCTGGAGAGTCCGGGACACCTGCCCAACAAGTTCACCAGCTTCGTGCGTCTCATCTTCACGGATCACACCGACGGCAaggcagacagaaaggcagacgGCGAGGCAGAGAAGCAAGACGAGGTGGCAGATGTGATTACTTCCATGTCCCCGAGTAGAGCTTCAACTGAGGAGGCGGATAAACTAGAACAGGAGGACATGAAGAGTTCTAGAGTGACTTTGCCTCCACTAATcattgaaaaacaaaatgaggaaGATTCAAAGGCAGATGATAAAGAATCCAGGTTGTCACTAAAAG ATGTGAGCAGCCTGCCAGGAGTGATCAACGTGGCCGAGGCAGGAGAGACAAAAAGCAAGGTGGTGTCAGGCCTGcgattcaagacatttgttcccaaGCTCGCTTCGTCAC cAATTggagtgtgtgggcgtggcCAGTGGGAACCCGTGGATCAGACTGTAAACCGCCTGAATTCCTGGGTCTACACCTCTCAGGGCACCCTCCTCACCATCCACACCCAGCTTGTCTTCACCAGAG GGAGGCGCGACGAGGTGGACGCCGACACCGTGAGATGGGCGCGTCACCTGGCCGGGGCGGGGCATGTGGGCGTGTTTCATCTGGTTATGAACGGGGGACGGTGCACTACTGCCTTCCCTCCTGCAATGTCTGAcgattcctcctcctgcgtcatCCTGTAG
- the LOC123510530 gene encoding uncharacterized protein LOC123510530 isoform X4 produces MPMASDETVQQANEWLARYEKAEVVNCETLPFSFTGSQAFLPDSWPTTTHLRGLRVWIRLPEESGHEGRCLLSFRDYAPYLDRKNRFSRDYDDATVLMERLNGYLATRITPSRIVSVQTVDTPMSGVVEMDVDTDKSRLAFSQHGYTMYCRTLRVFFVTHYHRNSMQVSLTRSKLGLRDFLPKAKSDGPSRRGETLSDVMQRAVAWCHSTPGVTLLNLQVLPLKSGRPSVATTWTLESPGHLPNKFTSFVRLIFTDHTDGKADRKADGEAEKQDEVADVITSMSPSRASTEEADKLEQEDMKSSRVTLPPLIIEKQNEEDSKADDKESRLSLKDVSSLPGVINVAEAGETKSKVVSGLRFKTFVPKLASSPIGVCGRGQWEPVDQTVNRLNSWVYTSQGTLLTIHTQLVFTRGRRDEVDADTVRWARHLAGAGHVGVFHLVMNGGRCTTAFPPAMSDDSSSCVIL; encoded by the exons ATGCCCATGGCGAGCGA CGAGACGGTCCAGCAGGCGAATGAATGGCTGGCCCGCTACGAGAAAGCTGAAGTGGTCAACTGTGAGacgcttcccttctccttcaccgGCTCACAAGCTTTTCTCCCCGACTCCTGGCCCACTACCACCCATCTCAG GGGCTTGCGAGTGTGGATACGATTACCAGAGGAAAGCGGGCACGAGGGACGCTGTCTCCTTAGTTTCAGGGACTATGCGCCATACCTCGATAGGAAGAACCGCTTTAGCCGAGATTATGACGACGCGACTGTTTTGATGGAGCGGCTCAACGGTTACCTCGCCACTCGCATCACTCCTTCCCGCATTGTCTCCGTGCAAACCGTG gatACTCCAATGAGCGGTGTGGTTGAGATGGACGTAGATACAGACAAGTCACGCCTCGCTTTCAGCCAGCATGGATACACGAT GTACTGCCGGACGTTACGTGTGTTTTTCGTGACTCACTACCACAGGAACTCCATGCAGGTGTCCCTAACGCGGTCCAAGCTTGGCCTCAGAGATTTCCTTCCCAAGGCCAAGAGTGACGGTCcttccag GAGAGGGGAAACGCTGTCTGATGTGATGCAGCGCGCCGTCGCCTGGTGTCACTCTACCCCGGGAGTCACGCTACTTAACCTGCAG GTCCTGCCACTCAAGTCAGGGCGGCCCAGCGTCGCCACCACCTGGACGCTGGAGAGTCCGGGACACCTGCCCAACAAGTTCACCAGCTTCGTGCGTCTCATCTTCACGGATCACACCGACGGCAaggcagacagaaaggcagacgGCGAGGCAGAGAAGCAAGACGAGGTGGCAGATGTGATTACTTCCATGTCCCCGAGTAGAGCTTCAACTGAGGAGGCGGATAAACTAGAACAGGAGGACATGAAGAGTTCTAGAGTGACTTTGCCTCCACTAATcattgaaaaacaaaatgaggaaGATTCAAAGGCAGATGATAAAGAATCCAGGTTGTCACTAAAAG ATGTGAGCAGCCTGCCAGGAGTGATCAACGTGGCCGAGGCAGGAGAGACAAAAAGCAAGGTGGTGTCAGGCCTGcgattcaagacatttgttcccaaGCTCGCTTCGTCAC cAATTggagtgtgtgggcgtggcCAGTGGGAACCCGTGGATCAGACTGTAAACCGCCTGAATTCCTGGGTCTACACCTCTCAGGGCACCCTCCTCACCATCCACACCCAGCTTGTCTTCACCAGAG GGAGGCGCGACGAGGTGGACGCCGACACCGTGAGATGGGCGCGTCACCTGGCCGGGGCGGGGCATGTGGGCGTGTTTCATCTGGTTATGAACGGGGGACGGTGCACTACTGCCTTCCCTCCTGCAATGTCTGAcgattcctcctcctgcgtcatCCTGTAG
- the LOC123510531 gene encoding hydroxyacyl-coenzyme A dehydrogenase, mitochondrial-like isoform X1, with protein sequence MAFFTHLTRRSLAQSAAMANAIKNVTVIGSGLMGAGIAQVAAQTGHSVTMVDIDPVAVGKAEKRIGDSISRVAKKKFGEGDEAAKFISEALSHLRTSTDAVASVESADLVVEAIVENLKTKKELFSKLDNAAPAHTIFASNTSSIPIAKIAEATNRLDRFGGLHFFNPVPVMKLLEVVRIPETSGDTFNAMTAWGKAMGKVTVECKDTPGFIVNRLLVPFMFEAVRMVERGEASPRDVDTAMKLGAGHPMGPFELMDYVGLDTGKFIIDGWHKDYPDVEIFSPSPLLEKLVSEGKLGVKSGEGFYKYKK encoded by the exons ATGGCTTTCTTCACTCACCTCACCCGGCGCTCCCTGGCCCAGTCAGCTGCCATGGCCAACGCTATTAAGAATGTAACGGTGATCGGGAGTGGCCTCATGGGAGCAGGTATCGCCCag GTGGCAGCACAGACAGGCCACTCGGTCACCATGGTGGACATCGACCCGGTGGCCGTGGGGAAGGCTGAGAAGAGGATTGGCGATTCCATCTCCCGTGTGGCCAAGAAGAAATTtggggagggagatgaggcGGCCAAGTTCATTAGCGAGGCACTGAGTCACCTGAGGACCTCCACCGACGCTGTGGCCTCTGTTGAGTCAGCCGATCTGGTGGTGGAGGCCATTGTGGAGAACCTCAAGACCAAGAAGGAACTTTTCTCTAAGCTCGATAAT GCCGCTCCTGCTCACACCATATTTGCATCTAACACCTCGTCCATACCCATTGCAAAAATTGCCGAAGCAACCAACCGTCTGGATCGCTTTGGTGGCCTGCACTTCTTCAATCCCGTGCCTGTCATGAAGCTACTGGAG GTGGTGCGCATTCCTGAGACCTCCGGCGACACCTTCAATGCCATGACTGCTTGGGGGAAGGCCATGGGCAAGGTGACAGTGGAGTGCAAGGACACACCAGGCTTCATTGTCAACCGCCTCCTGGTGCCCTTCATGTTTGAGGCCGTCAGGATGGTGGAGCGAG GGGAAGCAAGTCCAAGAGATGTTGACACAGCCATGAAGCTTGGAGCTGGTCACCCCATGGGACCATTTGAGCTGATGGACTATGTTGGCCTGGACACTGGCAAGTTCATCATTGATG GCTGGCACAAGGATTACCCCGATGTGGaaatcttttctccctctccactgCTGGAAAAGTTGGTGTCTGAGGGTAAGCTTGGTGTCAAAAGTGGGGAAGGTTTCTACAAGTACAAGAAATAG